A region from the Nostoc sp. HK-01 genome encodes:
- a CDS encoding photosystem II complex extrinsic protein precursor PsuB, which translates to MERGKKVVKKLVRLLTLFSLLLGCWGWLGTTGVAQAVGINGLTLPQVPVLAVEFRNKADAKLATEFGKKIDLNNTNVRAFQNYPGLYPTLAKKIIKNAPYSKVEDILDLPGLSDRQKELLQANFDNFTVTDLEPAFNEGDDRFNNGIYR; encoded by the coding sequence ATGGAGAGAGGTAAAAAAGTCGTGAAAAAATTGGTGCGTTTATTAACACTATTTAGTTTGTTGCTTGGTTGCTGGGGATGGTTAGGTACAACTGGAGTAGCCCAAGCTGTTGGTATCAACGGTCTGACGCTACCACAGGTGCCTGTTTTGGCAGTGGAGTTCCGAAACAAGGCAGATGCTAAACTAGCAACGGAATTTGGTAAAAAAATTGATTTGAACAATACCAACGTCCGCGCTTTTCAAAACTACCCAGGTCTGTATCCTACCCTGGCTAAGAAAATCATCAAAAATGCTCCATACAGCAAGGTAGAAGATATTTTAGATCTACCAGGATTGAGCGATCGCCAAAAAGAACTCCTACAAGCTAATTTCGATAACTTCACTGTGACAGACTTAGAGCCTGCTTTCAATGAAGGAGACGATCGCTTTAACAACGGTATCTACAGATAA
- a CDS encoding vitamin K epoxide reductase: MIRRRSTPWIHKWSRPIIAAIAGCGALVTGYLTIEKLTGGSAACVAQAGTKGCNDVLSSAWGTVFGQPLALFGFLAYISMVILALAPLVLKSEDNNQRKQIENLTWLLLLVGAIAMSVFSGYLMYVLAFQIKALCPYCLASALFSLSLLVLTILGRTWEDIGQILFIALIVGMVTLLGTLGVYAGVNQSGTISGSTGGQERITFTPSPTETPNPEFGWEITTTSGESEIALAKHLVKIGAKEYVAYWCPHCHEQKLIFGKEAYQIINDNIKVECAGDSPKGKPELCQAAKIQAFPTWIINGQTYSGVQNLTELAKITGYTGPTNFKYFK, from the coding sequence ATGATTCGCCGCCGTTCTACTCCTTGGATTCATAAATGGTCGCGCCCAATAATTGCCGCGATCGCCGGATGTGGTGCTTTGGTTACAGGCTATCTCACCATCGAAAAACTTACAGGAGGGAGTGCAGCTTGTGTAGCACAAGCTGGTACTAAAGGCTGTAACGATGTACTTTCTAGTGCTTGGGGTACAGTTTTCGGTCAACCACTGGCTTTGTTTGGATTTTTGGCATACATCAGTATGGTGATTTTGGCTTTGGCTCCCTTGGTATTGAAATCTGAGGATAACAACCAGCGCAAGCAAATAGAAAACTTGACATGGTTGCTGTTGTTGGTGGGAGCGATCGCTATGTCTGTTTTCAGTGGCTATTTAATGTATGTACTAGCTTTCCAAATCAAAGCCTTGTGTCCTTACTGTCTAGCCTCAGCTTTGTTCTCTCTCAGTTTGTTAGTTTTGACAATTCTTGGGCGTACCTGGGAAGATATTGGACAAATTTTATTTATTGCCCTAATTGTGGGTATGGTTACATTGCTCGGCACTTTAGGTGTTTATGCTGGTGTCAATCAATCAGGTACGATATCTGGCTCAACTGGTGGACAAGAAAGGATCACTTTTACACCGTCACCCACAGAAACGCCTAACCCAGAATTCGGTTGGGAAATTACCACAACCTCTGGCGAATCAGAAATCGCCTTAGCCAAACATTTGGTGAAGATAGGCGCTAAAGAATACGTAGCTTATTGGTGTCCTCATTGTCATGAACAAAAGCTCATCTTTGGTAAAGAAGCATACCAAATCATTAACGATAATATTAAGGTAGAGTGTGCGGGCGACAGTCCTAAAGGTAAACCAGAATTATGCCAAGCTGCCAAAATCCAAGCTTTCCCCACTTGGATCATCAATGGTCAAACTTATAGTGGAGTTCAAAACCTCACGGAATTAGCCAAGATTACTGGTTATACAGGCCCAACCAACTTCAAGTATTTTAAGTAA
- a CDS encoding L-aspartate oxidase, with the protein MPEIEIPRQFDVIVVGAGAAGLYTALCLPKSLQVGLITKETVTLSASDWAQGGIAAAIAPEDSPRLHIEDTIQAGAGLCDRQAVEFLAQEAPSCIQSLVNLGVAFDRHGQALALTLEAAHSRHRVLHAADTTGREVTTTLTAQVLHRQNIQVIQQALALSLWLNPQTGRCQGVSLFYQGKITWVQAKAVVLATGGGGQVFAQTTNPAVSTGDGVAIAWRAGAILRDLEFVQFHPTALTKPGSDRFLISEAVRGEGAHLVDDAGRRFAFDYHPAGELAPRDVVSRAIFSHLQRTAVDPATAHVWLDMRPIPPEKIQHRFPNIVKVCQRWGIDVFHEPIPVAPAAHYWMGGIVADLQNRTNIPGLYAVGETASTGVHGANRLASNSLLECIVFGAQMANLQLADIELKPDISELHLREFSLDENDWQTQQAQLEALRDKLPRLVWQSAGICREQSRLDEAIATVESWQQDFAILPLSQFLLALRANETVNFPVPNIERQLRLWAETRNLLDVADLILRSAAFRTESRGGHYRIDYPEPDPHWQIHTLVQEHHWSKSIPLS; encoded by the coding sequence TTGCCTGAAATAGAAATTCCTCGCCAATTTGATGTGATTGTAGTCGGTGCTGGAGCCGCTGGACTATACACAGCACTGTGTTTGCCAAAATCTTTGCAAGTCGGCTTGATTACTAAAGAAACTGTTACTTTGTCTGCTAGTGATTGGGCGCAAGGTGGGATTGCTGCGGCGATCGCTCCTGAAGATTCGCCACGGTTGCACATTGAAGATACAATTCAAGCTGGTGCAGGTTTGTGCGATCGGCAAGCAGTAGAGTTCCTCGCTCAAGAAGCTCCTAGTTGTATTCAATCTTTGGTAAATTTAGGCGTAGCGTTTGACCGTCATGGTCAAGCCTTAGCTTTAACTCTAGAAGCTGCCCATTCTCGTCACCGTGTTCTTCATGCGGCTGACACTACAGGTAGAGAAGTCACAACCACATTAACAGCACAAGTATTACATCGCCAAAATATTCAAGTTATTCAGCAAGCTTTGGCGTTAAGTTTGTGGCTAAACCCCCAAACAGGCCGCTGTCAGGGAGTAAGCCTGTTTTATCAAGGTAAAATTACTTGGGTGCAAGCCAAAGCTGTAGTTTTAGCAACTGGTGGTGGTGGCCAAGTATTTGCCCAAACCACTAACCCAGCAGTGAGTACAGGTGATGGTGTGGCGATCGCTTGGCGGGCTGGGGCGATTCTTCGAGATTTAGAATTTGTGCAGTTTCATCCAACAGCCCTAACAAAGCCGGGATCTGATCGCTTTTTGATTAGTGAAGCTGTCAGAGGTGAGGGGGCGCATTTGGTGGATGATGCTGGACGGCGGTTTGCTTTTGACTATCACCCAGCCGGAGAACTTGCACCCAGAGATGTCGTGAGTAGAGCGATTTTTAGCCACCTGCAACGTACTGCTGTTGATCCGGCTACCGCCCATGTCTGGCTAGATATGAGGCCCATCCCTCCTGAGAAAATTCAGCATCGCTTTCCTAACATTGTTAAGGTTTGTCAGCGTTGGGGAATAGATGTCTTCCATGAACCAATTCCAGTCGCGCCGGCGGCTCATTACTGGATGGGTGGAATTGTAGCAGATTTACAAAATCGGACGAACATTCCTGGTTTATATGCGGTAGGAGAAACCGCTAGTACAGGAGTGCATGGGGCGAATCGTCTGGCGAGTAACTCTTTACTAGAATGTATTGTGTTTGGCGCACAGATGGCAAATCTTCAGTTGGCAGACATTGAACTCAAACCTGATATTTCCGAGTTACACTTGCGAGAATTTAGCTTAGATGAAAATGATTGGCAAACCCAGCAAGCACAGTTAGAAGCATTGCGAGATAAATTACCGCGTTTAGTTTGGCAAAGTGCTGGTATTTGTCGAGAACAATCACGATTAGATGAGGCGATCGCAACTGTCGAATCTTGGCAGCAAGACTTTGCTATTTTACCTTTGAGTCAATTCTTACTTGCTTTACGTGCTAACGAAACTGTTAATTTCCCAGTACCGAATATCGAACGTCAATTAAGACTTTGGGCAGAAACTCGCAATTTACTGGATGTAGCTGATTTAATTCTTAGAAGTGCTGCTTTTAGGACAGAAAGCCGGGGCGGACACTACCGCATCGATTATCCCGAACCCGATCCCCATTGGCAAATTCACACACTTGTACAAGAACATCACTGGAGTAAATCCATCCCTTTAAGCTAA
- the btpA gene encoding biogenesis of thylakoid protein A, with amino-acid sequence MDLYQTFKTRTPIIGVVHLLPLPTSPRWGGSLKAVIDRAEQEATALASGGVDGIIVENFFDAPFTKNQVDPAVVSAMTVVVQRIQNLVTLPLGLNVLRNDAKSAIAIASCVRAAFIRVNVLTGVMATDQGLIEGEAHQLLRYRRELGADVKILADVLVKHARPLSSPNLTVAVKDTIERGLADAVILSGWATGSPPSQEDLELACGAANGTPVFVGSGADWENIGTLLQAADGVIVSSSLKRHGRIEQPIDPIRVSQFVEAARRTWNSKNTSKPSEQVKLHS; translated from the coding sequence GTGGACTTATATCAGACCTTTAAAACTCGTACACCAATTATTGGCGTAGTTCACCTACTGCCGTTACCCACCTCGCCCCGCTGGGGAGGTAGCCTAAAAGCTGTGATTGACCGCGCCGAACAAGAAGCAACAGCTCTTGCTAGTGGCGGAGTAGATGGCATTATTGTAGAGAATTTTTTCGACGCACCATTTACAAAAAATCAAGTTGATCCAGCAGTTGTGAGTGCTATGACTGTGGTGGTGCAAAGGATACAAAATTTAGTAACCTTGCCGCTGGGTTTAAATGTGTTGCGGAATGATGCCAAAAGTGCGATCGCGATCGCCAGTTGTGTGCGGGCAGCATTTATCCGTGTCAATGTTTTGACAGGGGTAATGGCCACCGATCAAGGATTAATTGAAGGTGAAGCCCATCAATTACTCCGCTATCGTCGAGAATTAGGCGCTGATGTCAAAATTTTGGCAGATGTCTTAGTCAAGCACGCTCGGCCTTTAAGTTCTCCCAATCTTACAGTCGCAGTCAAAGACACGATTGAAAGAGGTTTAGCTGATGCAGTAATTTTATCTGGCTGGGCAACAGGTAGTCCTCCTAGCCAGGAAGATTTAGAACTAGCTTGTGGTGCAGCCAACGGTACACCAGTATTTGTTGGTAGCGGAGCCGATTGGGAAAATATTGGCACCCTGTTGCAGGCAGCAGATGGTGTGATAGTTTCGAGTTCATTAAAGCGTCATGGTCGGATTGAGCAACCAATTGATCCGATTCGTGTCAGTCAATTTGTTGAAGCAGCACGTCGCACTTGGAACTCCAAAAACACAAGTAAACCGTCAGAACAAGTCAAGTTACATTCATAG
- a CDS encoding pathogenesis related protein has translation MIGDTQNYKATEEDFESSTQLFHTAFPDGFLWEVLEVYSAPPTITFKWRHWGHFRGNYQDYSPTGQMIEVIGMSVVQVTEDCKILFLEHYYDNGKFLHQLTSGGKTGTATKQQLMSAETSSPSTGKATFLGFFRRLFPSKHKSAPANLSVSGCPFAAFLR, from the coding sequence TTGATTGGTGATACCCAAAACTATAAAGCTACAGAAGAAGATTTTGAATCTTCAACTCAGCTATTTCATACTGCATTTCCCGATGGGTTTTTGTGGGAAGTCTTAGAAGTGTATTCTGCACCCCCTACTATTACTTTTAAATGGCGGCATTGGGGGCATTTTCGCGGTAATTATCAAGATTATTCCCCTACTGGACAGATGATTGAAGTCATAGGGATGAGTGTTGTTCAAGTTACAGAAGACTGCAAAATTCTGTTTTTAGAACACTATTACGATAACGGTAAATTTTTGCATCAACTAACTTCCGGTGGCAAAACGGGAACTGCTACTAAACAGCAGCTAATGTCAGCAGAAACATCATCTCCAAGTACCGGGAAAGCAACTTTTTTGGGTTTTTTCCGGCGGCTTTTCCCAAGCAAACATAAGTCAGCACCAGCTAATTTAAGCGTTAGTGGTTGTCCGTTTGCTGCTTTTTTAAGATAA
- the uppP gene encoding undecaprenyl pyrophosphate phosphatase — protein MTLSKRQWFVLISVASAIFAVAAFPLKVMSTPPNPEASGVQQMNILQAIVLGFVQGMTEFLPISSTAHLKVVPIILGWGDPGVAFTAVIQLGSIAAVLWYFWGDLTRIATGAFRAIAQKDYADYDLRLSIGIALGTLPIVFFGLLIKRFIPDYDNSPIRSIGAIAIASIVMSILLGIAEKLGKRQRDFEQLTMNDGLLMGLAQSLALIPGVSRSGSTLTAGLFMTLQRETAARFSFLLGIPAITLAGLVELKSALGEVSGSGILPLIAGVISAAIFSYISIAGLLRFLKTQSTWVFIWYRLAFGIAILGAISAGILKNS, from the coding sequence ATGACTTTATCAAAACGTCAATGGTTCGTGCTTATAAGTGTTGCATCGGCAATTTTCGCAGTTGCAGCATTTCCCCTCAAAGTTATGAGTACTCCACCCAACCCAGAGGCTAGTGGAGTGCAACAAATGAATATTTTGCAAGCGATTGTTTTAGGCTTTGTGCAGGGAATGACGGAATTCCTACCTATTAGTAGTACAGCCCATTTAAAAGTTGTGCCGATCATCCTGGGCTGGGGTGATCCGGGAGTGGCGTTTACAGCGGTAATTCAGCTGGGGAGTATTGCGGCTGTGCTGTGGTATTTTTGGGGAGATTTAACGCGCATTGCGACAGGAGCATTTAGAGCGATCGCCCAAAAAGATTATGCTGATTATGACTTACGCCTATCTATAGGAATTGCCTTGGGAACCTTGCCAATTGTATTTTTTGGCTTATTAATCAAAAGATTTATTCCAGACTATGATAATTCGCCCATTAGAAGTATCGGCGCGATCGCGATCGCTTCTATAGTCATGTCTATATTGTTGGGCATAGCCGAAAAACTGGGCAAGCGACAACGAGACTTTGAACAGCTGACCATGAATGATGGCCTATTAATGGGTTTAGCCCAATCTTTAGCCTTAATTCCTGGAGTATCTCGTTCTGGTTCCACCCTCACAGCCGGGTTATTTATGACCTTACAACGGGAAACAGCCGCGAGATTTTCCTTTTTACTCGGTATTCCCGCCATTACCCTAGCGGGGTTAGTGGAGTTGAAAAGTGCTTTAGGCGAAGTTAGTGGTTCAGGAATATTACCCTTAATTGCTGGTGTAATTTCGGCGGCGATTTTTTCTTATATATCCATTGCTGGGTTACTCCGTTTCCTCAAAACCCAAAGCACTTGGGTATTTATTTGGTATCGCCTCGCCTTTGGTATAGCGATTTTAGGTGCGATTAGTGCGGGAATTTTGAAGAATAGTTAA